In a single window of the Coffea eugenioides isolate CCC68of chromosome 3, Ceug_1.0, whole genome shotgun sequence genome:
- the LOC113765234 gene encoding uncharacterized protein LOC113765234 isoform X1, translated as MKAKELMQNVESEEVNIYPKQHVIAPEKKDEFGGLGGENHEGEGKSDLGLVEKVTALEKKNEFVDLVGEQQEHNWGPEVKSDLGQVKKINASDKKVESVDLVGEQQEQNHESEVKSYLEQVETISASEKKVQYVGLVAQQHEQNCEGEVKSELEQARIGSAKKGELEGLDDEHLNQNRERDEEVFYLRQVSSLIADDNKDELVGLLKEKLERNVSGISSLKLESLLTMVCQCRAKSCATALVAGEAGLKLDLHAKLSSGEYPLHVAAHNLSFELVNLFLQLGAQTNVVGSSGKLPLHMAVEAISRHDFLADWIPEKSIHKLIYLLCLPDLHKPLEVVKLLAQSSGEVQSVSKHCVEDGNLVQIATLLMGAREKLLEPVPGYETEGPILGLYIAKKLRSLTCEEFRLIAYGKREEIRPFRSKKDALLSAVSLLQVFESAGGAIQDYCHSNTRSSLNNKVARDIHCLLWKFGFLGSREHINSCLSNLGKLEKAKLIQSVNLTRSLPELVRGSRKAGSQLTPRVYSPLNQSFHSCTWANTAKGVKLVSPVRTQADGIINQAMKPLMRKFTTAAQMSVMGLSMRRRIRY; from the exons ATGAAAGCAAAAGAG CTGATGCAGAATGTTGAAAGTGAAGAAGTTAATATTTATCCGAAACAACATGTGATTGCCCCTGAAAAGAAAGATGAATTTGGGGGTTTAGGTGGAGAGAATCATGAAGGTGAAGGGAAATCTGATCTGGGACTAGTAGAAAAAGTCACTGccttggaaaagaaaaatgaatttgtGGATTTAGTTGGAGAGCAGCAAGAACATAATTGGGGGCCTGAAGTGAAATCTGATCTGGGACaagtaaaaaaaatcaatgcCTCTGATAAAAAAGTGGAATCTGTGGATTTAGTTGGAGAGCAGCAGGAACAGAATCATGAAAGTGAAGTGAAATCTTATCTGGAACAAGTAGAAACCATCAGTGCCTCTGAGAAAAAAGTGCAATATGTGGGTTTAGTTGCACAGCAGCATGAACAGAACTGTGAAGGTGAAGTGAAATCTGAGTTGGAACAAGCAAGAATTGGCTCTGCAAAGAAAGGTGAACTTGAGGGTTTAGATGATGAGCACCTAAATCAGAATCGTGAAAGAGATGAAGAGGTTTTCTATCTGAGACAAGTAAGTAGCTTGATTGCTGATGACAACAAAGATGAACTTGTGGGTTTGCTCAAAGAGAAGCTAGAAAGGAATGTTTCTGGGATCTCTTCTCTTAAACTGGAGAGTTTGTTGACCATGGTTTGTCAATGCAGAGCAAAGAGTTGTGCTACTGCTCTTGTTGCAGGAGAGGCTGGACTAAAATTAGATCTCCATGCCAAACTGAGTAGTGGAGAATACCCATTGCATGTTGCTGCTCATAATCTGTCATTTGAACTAGTAAACTTGTTTCTCCAACTAGGAGCACAGACAAATGTAGTTGGTAGCAGCGGGAAGCTCCCATTGCACATGGCAGTTGAGGCAATAAG CCGTCATGACTTTCTTGCCGATTGGATCCCCGAAAAGTCCATCCATAAGTtaatttatttgctttgtttACCAGATCTG CACAAACCGCTGGAGGTCGTGAAGTTGCTTGCACAGAGTTCTGGAGAGGTTCAATCAGTATCCAAGCACTGTGTTGAAGATGGGAATCTTGTTCAGATTGCTACATTGCTGATGGGGGCCAGGGAAAAGCTTCTGGAACCCGTTCCAGGCTATGAAACCGAAGGTCCCATCCTCGGGCTGTACATTGCAAAGAAGTTGAGATCATTAACTTGTGAGGAGTTCAGACTGATTGCATATGGTAAACGTGAAGAGATTAGGCCTTTCAGGAGCAAGAAAGATGCACTTCTGTCTGCAGTATCATTGCTTCAAGTTTTTGAGTCGGCTGGTGGTGCCATTCAGGACTACTGTCATAGCAATACTAGG AGTTCACTAAATAATAAAGTGGCAAGGGATATTCATTGCTTGTTGtggaaatttggatttcttgGGTCTCGGGAGCACATAAACAG TTGTCTTTCAAATTTGGGAAAGTTGGAGAAAG CAAAGCTCATTCAATCTGTTAATCTGACGAGGAGCTTACCTGAG CTTGTACGGGGAAGTAGGAAGGCTGGATCTCAGCTTACTCCACGGGTTTATAGCCCCCTGAACCAGTCATTCCATTCTTGTACTTGGGCAAATACTGCCAAAGGTGTCAAGCTTGTTTCACCAGTCAGAACTCAAGCGGATGGAATCATCAATCAGGCAATGAAACCACTGATGCGGAAGTTTACAACAGCAGCACAAATGTCTGTTATGGGTTTGAGCATGAGGAGAAGGATTCGATACTGA
- the LOC113765234 gene encoding uncharacterized protein LOC113765234 isoform X3, whose product MKAKELMQNVESEEVNIYPKQHVIAPEKKDEFGGLGGENHEGEGKSDLGLVEKVTALEKKNEFVDLVGEQQEHNWGPEVKSDLGQVKKINASDKKVESVDLVGEQQEQNHESEVKSYLEQVETISASEKKVQYVGLVAQQHEQNCEGEVKSELEQARIGSAKKGELEGLDDEHLNQNRERDEEVFYLRQVSSLIADDNKDELVGLLKEKLERNVSGISSLKLESLLTMVCQCRAKSCATALVAGEAGLKLDLHAKLSSGEYPLHVAAHNLSFELVNLFLQLGAQTNVVGSSGKLPLHMAVEAISRHDFLADWIPEKSIHKLIYLLCLPDLHKPLEVVKLLAQSSGEVQSVSKHCVEDGNLVQIATLLMGAREKLLEPVPGYETEGPILGLYIAKKLRSLTCEEFRLIAYGKREEIRPFRSKKDALLSAVSLLQVFESAGGAIQDYCHSNTRSSLNNKVARDIHCLLWKFGFLGSREHINSCLSNLAKLIQSVNLTRSLPELVRGSRKAGSQLTPRVYSPLNQSFHSCTWANTAKGVKLVSPVRTQADGIINQAMKPLMRKFTTAAQMSVMGLSMRRRIRY is encoded by the exons ATGAAAGCAAAAGAG CTGATGCAGAATGTTGAAAGTGAAGAAGTTAATATTTATCCGAAACAACATGTGATTGCCCCTGAAAAGAAAGATGAATTTGGGGGTTTAGGTGGAGAGAATCATGAAGGTGAAGGGAAATCTGATCTGGGACTAGTAGAAAAAGTCACTGccttggaaaagaaaaatgaatttgtGGATTTAGTTGGAGAGCAGCAAGAACATAATTGGGGGCCTGAAGTGAAATCTGATCTGGGACaagtaaaaaaaatcaatgcCTCTGATAAAAAAGTGGAATCTGTGGATTTAGTTGGAGAGCAGCAGGAACAGAATCATGAAAGTGAAGTGAAATCTTATCTGGAACAAGTAGAAACCATCAGTGCCTCTGAGAAAAAAGTGCAATATGTGGGTTTAGTTGCACAGCAGCATGAACAGAACTGTGAAGGTGAAGTGAAATCTGAGTTGGAACAAGCAAGAATTGGCTCTGCAAAGAAAGGTGAACTTGAGGGTTTAGATGATGAGCACCTAAATCAGAATCGTGAAAGAGATGAAGAGGTTTTCTATCTGAGACAAGTAAGTAGCTTGATTGCTGATGACAACAAAGATGAACTTGTGGGTTTGCTCAAAGAGAAGCTAGAAAGGAATGTTTCTGGGATCTCTTCTCTTAAACTGGAGAGTTTGTTGACCATGGTTTGTCAATGCAGAGCAAAGAGTTGTGCTACTGCTCTTGTTGCAGGAGAGGCTGGACTAAAATTAGATCTCCATGCCAAACTGAGTAGTGGAGAATACCCATTGCATGTTGCTGCTCATAATCTGTCATTTGAACTAGTAAACTTGTTTCTCCAACTAGGAGCACAGACAAATGTAGTTGGTAGCAGCGGGAAGCTCCCATTGCACATGGCAGTTGAGGCAATAAG CCGTCATGACTTTCTTGCCGATTGGATCCCCGAAAAGTCCATCCATAAGTtaatttatttgctttgtttACCAGATCTG CACAAACCGCTGGAGGTCGTGAAGTTGCTTGCACAGAGTTCTGGAGAGGTTCAATCAGTATCCAAGCACTGTGTTGAAGATGGGAATCTTGTTCAGATTGCTACATTGCTGATGGGGGCCAGGGAAAAGCTTCTGGAACCCGTTCCAGGCTATGAAACCGAAGGTCCCATCCTCGGGCTGTACATTGCAAAGAAGTTGAGATCATTAACTTGTGAGGAGTTCAGACTGATTGCATATGGTAAACGTGAAGAGATTAGGCCTTTCAGGAGCAAGAAAGATGCACTTCTGTCTGCAGTATCATTGCTTCAAGTTTTTGAGTCGGCTGGTGGTGCCATTCAGGACTACTGTCATAGCAATACTAGG AGTTCACTAAATAATAAAGTGGCAAGGGATATTCATTGCTTGTTGtggaaatttggatttcttgGGTCTCGGGAGCACATAAACAG TTGTCTTTCAAATTTGG CAAAGCTCATTCAATCTGTTAATCTGACGAGGAGCTTACCTGAG CTTGTACGGGGAAGTAGGAAGGCTGGATCTCAGCTTACTCCACGGGTTTATAGCCCCCTGAACCAGTCATTCCATTCTTGTACTTGGGCAAATACTGCCAAAGGTGTCAAGCTTGTTTCACCAGTCAGAACTCAAGCGGATGGAATCATCAATCAGGCAATGAAACCACTGATGCGGAAGTTTACAACAGCAGCACAAATGTCTGTTATGGGTTTGAGCATGAGGAGAAGGATTCGATACTGA
- the LOC113765234 gene encoding uncharacterized protein LOC113765234 isoform X2: MKAKENVESEEVNIYPKQHVIAPEKKDEFGGLGGENHEGEGKSDLGLVEKVTALEKKNEFVDLVGEQQEHNWGPEVKSDLGQVKKINASDKKVESVDLVGEQQEQNHESEVKSYLEQVETISASEKKVQYVGLVAQQHEQNCEGEVKSELEQARIGSAKKGELEGLDDEHLNQNRERDEEVFYLRQVSSLIADDNKDELVGLLKEKLERNVSGISSLKLESLLTMVCQCRAKSCATALVAGEAGLKLDLHAKLSSGEYPLHVAAHNLSFELVNLFLQLGAQTNVVGSSGKLPLHMAVEAISRHDFLADWIPEKSIHKLIYLLCLPDLHKPLEVVKLLAQSSGEVQSVSKHCVEDGNLVQIATLLMGAREKLLEPVPGYETEGPILGLYIAKKLRSLTCEEFRLIAYGKREEIRPFRSKKDALLSAVSLLQVFESAGGAIQDYCHSNTRSSLNNKVARDIHCLLWKFGFLGSREHINSCLSNLGKLEKAKLIQSVNLTRSLPELVRGSRKAGSQLTPRVYSPLNQSFHSCTWANTAKGVKLVSPVRTQADGIINQAMKPLMRKFTTAAQMSVMGLSMRRRIRY; encoded by the exons ATGAAAGCAAAAGAG AATGTTGAAAGTGAAGAAGTTAATATTTATCCGAAACAACATGTGATTGCCCCTGAAAAGAAAGATGAATTTGGGGGTTTAGGTGGAGAGAATCATGAAGGTGAAGGGAAATCTGATCTGGGACTAGTAGAAAAAGTCACTGccttggaaaagaaaaatgaatttgtGGATTTAGTTGGAGAGCAGCAAGAACATAATTGGGGGCCTGAAGTGAAATCTGATCTGGGACaagtaaaaaaaatcaatgcCTCTGATAAAAAAGTGGAATCTGTGGATTTAGTTGGAGAGCAGCAGGAACAGAATCATGAAAGTGAAGTGAAATCTTATCTGGAACAAGTAGAAACCATCAGTGCCTCTGAGAAAAAAGTGCAATATGTGGGTTTAGTTGCACAGCAGCATGAACAGAACTGTGAAGGTGAAGTGAAATCTGAGTTGGAACAAGCAAGAATTGGCTCTGCAAAGAAAGGTGAACTTGAGGGTTTAGATGATGAGCACCTAAATCAGAATCGTGAAAGAGATGAAGAGGTTTTCTATCTGAGACAAGTAAGTAGCTTGATTGCTGATGACAACAAAGATGAACTTGTGGGTTTGCTCAAAGAGAAGCTAGAAAGGAATGTTTCTGGGATCTCTTCTCTTAAACTGGAGAGTTTGTTGACCATGGTTTGTCAATGCAGAGCAAAGAGTTGTGCTACTGCTCTTGTTGCAGGAGAGGCTGGACTAAAATTAGATCTCCATGCCAAACTGAGTAGTGGAGAATACCCATTGCATGTTGCTGCTCATAATCTGTCATTTGAACTAGTAAACTTGTTTCTCCAACTAGGAGCACAGACAAATGTAGTTGGTAGCAGCGGGAAGCTCCCATTGCACATGGCAGTTGAGGCAATAAG CCGTCATGACTTTCTTGCCGATTGGATCCCCGAAAAGTCCATCCATAAGTtaatttatttgctttgtttACCAGATCTG CACAAACCGCTGGAGGTCGTGAAGTTGCTTGCACAGAGTTCTGGAGAGGTTCAATCAGTATCCAAGCACTGTGTTGAAGATGGGAATCTTGTTCAGATTGCTACATTGCTGATGGGGGCCAGGGAAAAGCTTCTGGAACCCGTTCCAGGCTATGAAACCGAAGGTCCCATCCTCGGGCTGTACATTGCAAAGAAGTTGAGATCATTAACTTGTGAGGAGTTCAGACTGATTGCATATGGTAAACGTGAAGAGATTAGGCCTTTCAGGAGCAAGAAAGATGCACTTCTGTCTGCAGTATCATTGCTTCAAGTTTTTGAGTCGGCTGGTGGTGCCATTCAGGACTACTGTCATAGCAATACTAGG AGTTCACTAAATAATAAAGTGGCAAGGGATATTCATTGCTTGTTGtggaaatttggatttcttgGGTCTCGGGAGCACATAAACAG TTGTCTTTCAAATTTGGGAAAGTTGGAGAAAG CAAAGCTCATTCAATCTGTTAATCTGACGAGGAGCTTACCTGAG CTTGTACGGGGAAGTAGGAAGGCTGGATCTCAGCTTACTCCACGGGTTTATAGCCCCCTGAACCAGTCATTCCATTCTTGTACTTGGGCAAATACTGCCAAAGGTGTCAAGCTTGTTTCACCAGTCAGAACTCAAGCGGATGGAATCATCAATCAGGCAATGAAACCACTGATGCGGAAGTTTACAACAGCAGCACAAATGTCTGTTATGGGTTTGAGCATGAGGAGAAGGATTCGATACTGA
- the LOC113765234 gene encoding uncharacterized protein LOC113765234 isoform X5 encodes MKAKELMQNVESEEVNIYPKQHVIAPEKKDEFGGLGGENHEGEGKSDLGLVEKVTALEKKNEFVDLVGEQQEHNWGPEVKSDLGQVKKINASDKKVESVDLVGEQQEQNHESEVKSYLEQVETISASEKKVQYVGLVAQQHEQNCEGEVKSELEQARIGSAKKGELEGLDDEHLNQNRERDEEVFYLRQVSSLIADDNKDELVGLLKEKLERNVSGISSLKLESLLTMVCQCRAKSCATALVAGEAGLKLDLHAKLSSGEYPLHVAAHNLSFELVNLFLQLGAQTNVVGSSGKLPLHMAVEAISRHDFLADWIPEKSIHKLIYLLCLPDLHKPLEVVKLLAQSSGEVQSVSKHCVEDGNLVQIATLLMGAREKLLEPVPGYETEGPILGLYIAKKLRSLTCEEFRLIAYGKREEIRPFRSKKDALLSAVSLLQVFESAGGAIQDYCHSNTRSSLNNKVARDIHCLLWKFGFLGSREHINSYCFSFAFHLSPLINFYALECDDTLLLGEQVVFQIWQSSFNLLI; translated from the exons ATGAAAGCAAAAGAG CTGATGCAGAATGTTGAAAGTGAAGAAGTTAATATTTATCCGAAACAACATGTGATTGCCCCTGAAAAGAAAGATGAATTTGGGGGTTTAGGTGGAGAGAATCATGAAGGTGAAGGGAAATCTGATCTGGGACTAGTAGAAAAAGTCACTGccttggaaaagaaaaatgaatttgtGGATTTAGTTGGAGAGCAGCAAGAACATAATTGGGGGCCTGAAGTGAAATCTGATCTGGGACaagtaaaaaaaatcaatgcCTCTGATAAAAAAGTGGAATCTGTGGATTTAGTTGGAGAGCAGCAGGAACAGAATCATGAAAGTGAAGTGAAATCTTATCTGGAACAAGTAGAAACCATCAGTGCCTCTGAGAAAAAAGTGCAATATGTGGGTTTAGTTGCACAGCAGCATGAACAGAACTGTGAAGGTGAAGTGAAATCTGAGTTGGAACAAGCAAGAATTGGCTCTGCAAAGAAAGGTGAACTTGAGGGTTTAGATGATGAGCACCTAAATCAGAATCGTGAAAGAGATGAAGAGGTTTTCTATCTGAGACAAGTAAGTAGCTTGATTGCTGATGACAACAAAGATGAACTTGTGGGTTTGCTCAAAGAGAAGCTAGAAAGGAATGTTTCTGGGATCTCTTCTCTTAAACTGGAGAGTTTGTTGACCATGGTTTGTCAATGCAGAGCAAAGAGTTGTGCTACTGCTCTTGTTGCAGGAGAGGCTGGACTAAAATTAGATCTCCATGCCAAACTGAGTAGTGGAGAATACCCATTGCATGTTGCTGCTCATAATCTGTCATTTGAACTAGTAAACTTGTTTCTCCAACTAGGAGCACAGACAAATGTAGTTGGTAGCAGCGGGAAGCTCCCATTGCACATGGCAGTTGAGGCAATAAG CCGTCATGACTTTCTTGCCGATTGGATCCCCGAAAAGTCCATCCATAAGTtaatttatttgctttgtttACCAGATCTG CACAAACCGCTGGAGGTCGTGAAGTTGCTTGCACAGAGTTCTGGAGAGGTTCAATCAGTATCCAAGCACTGTGTTGAAGATGGGAATCTTGTTCAGATTGCTACATTGCTGATGGGGGCCAGGGAAAAGCTTCTGGAACCCGTTCCAGGCTATGAAACCGAAGGTCCCATCCTCGGGCTGTACATTGCAAAGAAGTTGAGATCATTAACTTGTGAGGAGTTCAGACTGATTGCATATGGTAAACGTGAAGAGATTAGGCCTTTCAGGAGCAAGAAAGATGCACTTCTGTCTGCAGTATCATTGCTTCAAGTTTTTGAGTCGGCTGGTGGTGCCATTCAGGACTACTGTCATAGCAATACTAGG AGTTCACTAAATAATAAAGTGGCAAGGGATATTCATTGCTTGTTGtggaaatttggatttcttgGGTCTCGGGAGCACATAAACAG TTATTGCTTCTCTTTTGCTTTTCATCTTTCCCCTTTGATAAATTTCTATGCTTTGGAATGTGATGATACCCTGCTGTTGGGTGAGCAAGTTGTCTTTCAAATTTGG CAAAGCTCATTCAATCTGTTAATCTGA
- the LOC113765234 gene encoding uncharacterized protein LOC113765234 isoform X4 has product MKAKELMQNVESEEVNIYPKQHVIAPEKKDEFGGLGGENHEGEGKSDLGLVEKVTALEKKNEFVDLVGEQQEHNWGPEVKSDLGQVKKINASDKKVESVDLVGEQQEQNHESEVKSYLEQVETISASEKKVQYVGLVAQQHEQNCEGEVKSELEQARIGSAKKGELEGLDDEHLNQNRERDEEVFYLRQVSSLIADDNKDELVGLLKEKLERNVSGISSLKLESLLTMVCQCRAKSCATALVAGEAGLKLDLHAKLSSGEYPLHVAAHNLSFELVNLFLQLGAQTNVVGSSGKLPLHMAVEAISRHDFLADWIPEKSIHKLIYLLCLPDLHKPLEVVKLLAQSSGEVQSVSKHCVEDGNLVQIATLLMGAREKLLEPVPGYETEGPILGLYIAKKLRSLTCEEFRLIAYGKREEIRPFRSKKDALLSAVSLLQVFESAGGAIQDYCHSNTRSSLNNKVARDIHCLLWKFGFLGSREHINSYCFSFAFHLSPLINFYALECDDTLLLGEQVVFQIWESWRKQSSFNLLI; this is encoded by the exons ATGAAAGCAAAAGAG CTGATGCAGAATGTTGAAAGTGAAGAAGTTAATATTTATCCGAAACAACATGTGATTGCCCCTGAAAAGAAAGATGAATTTGGGGGTTTAGGTGGAGAGAATCATGAAGGTGAAGGGAAATCTGATCTGGGACTAGTAGAAAAAGTCACTGccttggaaaagaaaaatgaatttgtGGATTTAGTTGGAGAGCAGCAAGAACATAATTGGGGGCCTGAAGTGAAATCTGATCTGGGACaagtaaaaaaaatcaatgcCTCTGATAAAAAAGTGGAATCTGTGGATTTAGTTGGAGAGCAGCAGGAACAGAATCATGAAAGTGAAGTGAAATCTTATCTGGAACAAGTAGAAACCATCAGTGCCTCTGAGAAAAAAGTGCAATATGTGGGTTTAGTTGCACAGCAGCATGAACAGAACTGTGAAGGTGAAGTGAAATCTGAGTTGGAACAAGCAAGAATTGGCTCTGCAAAGAAAGGTGAACTTGAGGGTTTAGATGATGAGCACCTAAATCAGAATCGTGAAAGAGATGAAGAGGTTTTCTATCTGAGACAAGTAAGTAGCTTGATTGCTGATGACAACAAAGATGAACTTGTGGGTTTGCTCAAAGAGAAGCTAGAAAGGAATGTTTCTGGGATCTCTTCTCTTAAACTGGAGAGTTTGTTGACCATGGTTTGTCAATGCAGAGCAAAGAGTTGTGCTACTGCTCTTGTTGCAGGAGAGGCTGGACTAAAATTAGATCTCCATGCCAAACTGAGTAGTGGAGAATACCCATTGCATGTTGCTGCTCATAATCTGTCATTTGAACTAGTAAACTTGTTTCTCCAACTAGGAGCACAGACAAATGTAGTTGGTAGCAGCGGGAAGCTCCCATTGCACATGGCAGTTGAGGCAATAAG CCGTCATGACTTTCTTGCCGATTGGATCCCCGAAAAGTCCATCCATAAGTtaatttatttgctttgtttACCAGATCTG CACAAACCGCTGGAGGTCGTGAAGTTGCTTGCACAGAGTTCTGGAGAGGTTCAATCAGTATCCAAGCACTGTGTTGAAGATGGGAATCTTGTTCAGATTGCTACATTGCTGATGGGGGCCAGGGAAAAGCTTCTGGAACCCGTTCCAGGCTATGAAACCGAAGGTCCCATCCTCGGGCTGTACATTGCAAAGAAGTTGAGATCATTAACTTGTGAGGAGTTCAGACTGATTGCATATGGTAAACGTGAAGAGATTAGGCCTTTCAGGAGCAAGAAAGATGCACTTCTGTCTGCAGTATCATTGCTTCAAGTTTTTGAGTCGGCTGGTGGTGCCATTCAGGACTACTGTCATAGCAATACTAGG AGTTCACTAAATAATAAAGTGGCAAGGGATATTCATTGCTTGTTGtggaaatttggatttcttgGGTCTCGGGAGCACATAAACAG TTATTGCTTCTCTTTTGCTTTTCATCTTTCCCCTTTGATAAATTTCTATGCTTTGGAATGTGATGATACCCTGCTGTTGGGTGAGCAAGTTGTCTTTCAAATTTGGGAAAGTTGGAGAAAG CAAAGCTCATTCAATCTGTTAATCTGA
- the LOC113765234 gene encoding uncharacterized protein LOC113765234 isoform X6, with protein sequence MKAKELMQNVESEEVNIYPKQHVIAPEKKDEFGGLGGENHEGEGKSDLGLVEKVTALEKKNEFVDLVGEQQEHNWGPEVKSDLGQVKKINASDKKVESVDLVGEQQEQNHESEVKSYLEQVETISASEKKVQYVGLVAQQHEQNCEGEVKSELEQARIGSAKKGELEGLDDEHLNQNRERDEEVFYLRQVSSLIADDNKDELVGLLKEKLERNVSGISSLKLESLLTMVCQCRAKSCATALVAGEAGLKLDLHAKLSSGEYPLHVAAHNLSFELVNLFLQLGAQTNVVGSSGKLPLHMAVEAISRHDFLADWIPEKSIHKLIYLLCLPDLHKPLEVVKLLAQSSGEVQSVSKHCVEDGNLVQIATLLMGAREKLLEPVPGYETEGPILGLYIAKKLRSLTCEEFRLIAYGKREEIRPFRSKKDALLSAVSLLQVFESAGGAIQDYCHSNTRSSLNNKVARDIHCLLWKFGFLGSREHINSKAHSIC encoded by the exons ATGAAAGCAAAAGAG CTGATGCAGAATGTTGAAAGTGAAGAAGTTAATATTTATCCGAAACAACATGTGATTGCCCCTGAAAAGAAAGATGAATTTGGGGGTTTAGGTGGAGAGAATCATGAAGGTGAAGGGAAATCTGATCTGGGACTAGTAGAAAAAGTCACTGccttggaaaagaaaaatgaatttgtGGATTTAGTTGGAGAGCAGCAAGAACATAATTGGGGGCCTGAAGTGAAATCTGATCTGGGACaagtaaaaaaaatcaatgcCTCTGATAAAAAAGTGGAATCTGTGGATTTAGTTGGAGAGCAGCAGGAACAGAATCATGAAAGTGAAGTGAAATCTTATCTGGAACAAGTAGAAACCATCAGTGCCTCTGAGAAAAAAGTGCAATATGTGGGTTTAGTTGCACAGCAGCATGAACAGAACTGTGAAGGTGAAGTGAAATCTGAGTTGGAACAAGCAAGAATTGGCTCTGCAAAGAAAGGTGAACTTGAGGGTTTAGATGATGAGCACCTAAATCAGAATCGTGAAAGAGATGAAGAGGTTTTCTATCTGAGACAAGTAAGTAGCTTGATTGCTGATGACAACAAAGATGAACTTGTGGGTTTGCTCAAAGAGAAGCTAGAAAGGAATGTTTCTGGGATCTCTTCTCTTAAACTGGAGAGTTTGTTGACCATGGTTTGTCAATGCAGAGCAAAGAGTTGTGCTACTGCTCTTGTTGCAGGAGAGGCTGGACTAAAATTAGATCTCCATGCCAAACTGAGTAGTGGAGAATACCCATTGCATGTTGCTGCTCATAATCTGTCATTTGAACTAGTAAACTTGTTTCTCCAACTAGGAGCACAGACAAATGTAGTTGGTAGCAGCGGGAAGCTCCCATTGCACATGGCAGTTGAGGCAATAAG CCGTCATGACTTTCTTGCCGATTGGATCCCCGAAAAGTCCATCCATAAGTtaatttatttgctttgtttACCAGATCTG CACAAACCGCTGGAGGTCGTGAAGTTGCTTGCACAGAGTTCTGGAGAGGTTCAATCAGTATCCAAGCACTGTGTTGAAGATGGGAATCTTGTTCAGATTGCTACATTGCTGATGGGGGCCAGGGAAAAGCTTCTGGAACCCGTTCCAGGCTATGAAACCGAAGGTCCCATCCTCGGGCTGTACATTGCAAAGAAGTTGAGATCATTAACTTGTGAGGAGTTCAGACTGATTGCATATGGTAAACGTGAAGAGATTAGGCCTTTCAGGAGCAAGAAAGATGCACTTCTGTCTGCAGTATCATTGCTTCAAGTTTTTGAGTCGGCTGGTGGTGCCATTCAGGACTACTGTCATAGCAATACTAGG AGTTCACTAAATAATAAAGTGGCAAGGGATATTCATTGCTTGTTGtggaaatttggatttcttgGGTCTCGGGAGCACATAAACAG CAAAGCTCATTCAATCTGTTAA